GTTCGGAGCACAAAGTTGTTCATGCGAACACCTCTTTCATCGTGCGGCTCTCATCGTGCGGCCAGGAGGACCTTGGCCCGGATTGCAGCCGGGCTCTCGGGGTGGTCCTCGACGAGCCGCTTGAAGGCAGCGCGGGCCGCGACGTCGCGGCCGAGGGAAAGGCAGGTCTCACCGTAGCGCAGAAGAGCGTCGGGCACCGCATTTCCGGCCGGGTAGTCGGTAGCGACCCGCTCGAAGGCCTTCAGTGCGTTCCCCGGCTTGCCGAGGAGGAGCCACGCGTCGCCCACCGCGAGAACGGCGTCGTCGGACCGGGAGTCGAGGGGCGCGCCTCCGACGAAGCGCTCCAGGAGCTCGATGGCCCGGGCCGGCTGCCCGGCTCGGAGGGCTGCGATCCCCTCGTCGAAGTCCCCGCCGGACGCCGTCTTCGCGCCGGGGATCTCGGGGGGATCCGCGAGCTCGATCGAGAGGGGGAGCGGCGGCGCCGCGTCGGGCCCGCCGGTGCGGGCGGAGGGACGCTGGGCTTTCCGTCCCGGGCTCCCGCCGTCGACGATGTACGCGTAGGAGTCCTCGTCGTCCTCCGGGGCCGT
The Vulgatibacter incomptus DNA segment above includes these coding regions:
- a CDS encoding tetratricopeptide repeat protein codes for the protein MRPLLPALAALAVAGSTGCAHAPATPADEELRFVRDELGRMRAEREQDRRKVRALEAQVASLARRLEAPETARPEPGRDQAVSLPTGLHVVRLEPTTAPEDDEDSYAYIVDGGSPGRKAQRPSARTGGPDAAPPLPLSIELADPPEIPGAKTASGGDFDEGIAALRAGQPARAIELLERFVGGAPLDSRSDDAVLAVGDAWLLLGKPGNALKAFERVATDYPAGNAVPDALLRYGETCLSLGRDVAARAAFKRLVEDHPESPAAIRAKVLLAAR